A genome region from Bufo gargarizans isolate SCDJY-AF-19 chromosome 2, ASM1485885v1, whole genome shotgun sequence includes the following:
- the TMEM229A gene encoding transmembrane protein 229A, translating to MGRRRQVARARVKAPAVPLPVWMRLYFYGMHGLTLDVLSSCIRRFLHSQDYQLLGFSSPYRCLLHALAHLALEKIYLQRKSFPDNALAFHFVFYPSVFVGLQILLRKTLLQGCPPERALSAAELGLQYALAIYYSQLFLRSFLRLQYQGGVGPNAGHRLPLALRFTFYGMHGFMDEVFFTSAFNLLEKPGSPVSGHTSLWSFFMYGSCSLIVERLFLYLCYGRGWGAWRRFPVYILFVYTWEFSWGLGLRTCNACSWDYSHYPLNFMGLVTLMYLPGWIFLSFYQDLLSKVLLRIRYV from the coding sequence ATGGGCAGGAGGCGGCAGGTGGCGAGAGCCCGGGTGAAGGCTCCTGCAGTGCCCCTGCCAGTATGGATGAGGCTGTATTTCTATGGCATGCACGGCCTGACCCTGGATGTGCTGAGCTCCTGTATCCGCCGCTTCCTTCACAGCCAGGACTACCAACTGCTGGGCTTCTCCTCCCCATACCGCTGCCTGCTGCATGCCCTCGCCCACCTGGCCCTGGAGAAGATCTACCTGCAGAGGAAGAGCTTCCCGGACAATGCCCTGGCGTTCCACTTCGTCTTCTACCCCTCGGTCTTCGTGGGCCTGCAGATCCTGCTCCGGAAAACGCTGCTGCAGGGCTGCCCCCCGGAGCGGGCACTGAGTGCGGCCGAGCTGGGGCTGCAGTATGCCCTGGCCATCTACTACTCCCAGCTCTTCCTCCGGAGCTTCCTCAGGCTGCAGTACCAGGGAggagtggggcccaatgccgggCACCGGCTGCCCCTCGCCCTGCGCTTCACCTTCTACGGGATGCACGGCTTCATGGATGAAGTCTTCTTCACGTCCGCCTTCAACCTGCTGGAGAAGCCGGGCAGCCCGGTGAGCGGGCACACGTCCCTGTGGTCCTTCTTCATGTACGGCAGCTGCAGCCTGATCGTGGAGAGgctcttcctctacctgtgctaTGGCCGAGGCTGGGGGGCTTGGAGAAGATTCCCTGTCTACATCCTCTTCGTCTACACCTGGGAGTTCTCCTGGGGTCTAGGGCTTCGCACATGTAATGCTTGTTCCTGGGATTATTCTCATTACCCTCTGAACTTCATGGGCCTGGTGACCCTCATGTACCTACCAGGATGGATATTTCTTAGCTTCTACCAGGACCTGCTGTCCAAGGTGCTGCTCCGAATACGTTATGTATGA